A genomic region of Canis lupus baileyi chromosome 17, mCanLup2.hap1, whole genome shotgun sequence contains the following coding sequences:
- the ACOD1 gene encoding cis-aconitate decarboxylase has protein sequence MMLKSVTESFARVIHGLTVGHLTDHVIQRSKRMILDTLGVGFLGTSTEVFHKASEYSKIYNSNASSSVWGQSDLRLPPPYAAFMNGVAIHSMDFDDTWHPATHPSGAVLPVLTALSEALPSSQKFSGLDLLLAFNVGIEIQGRLMHFSKEASDIPKRFHPPSVVGTLGSAAAASKFLGLSMPECQEALAIAVSHAGAPMANAATQTKPLHMGNAAKHGMEAAFLAMLGLQGNKQVLDMHTGFGAFYANYSPKVLPNLESHTWLLGQQDVAFKRFPAHLATHWVADAAASVRKHLVTDRAPLPTDHIEKIVLRIPDVQYVNRPFPDSEHEARHSFQYVACATLLDGHVTVPSFHKSQISRPQVRELLSKVKLEHPGDNLPSFNTLYCEVSVTLSDGATFTECSDTFYGHWRKPLSQEDLREKFRANASSMLSCDRVERLIEIVDNLEDLGDCSVLTTLLKGPPPPEMASKSI, from the exons ATGATGCTCAAG TCTGTCACAGAAAGCTTTGCCAGAGTGATTCATGGCTTGACTGTGGGGCACCTGACAGATCACGTTATTCAAAGAAGCAAGAGAATGATTCTAGATACTCTGGGTGTTGGCTTCCTGGGAACCAGTACAGAAGTATTTCACAAAGCCAGTGAATATAGTAAG ATCTACAATTCCAACGCGTCCAGCAGTGTTTGGGGTCAATCAGACTTAAGGCTTCCACCACCATATGCTGCTTTTATGAACGGCGTGGCT ATTCACTCAATGGATTTTGATGACACATGGCATCCTGCCACCCACCCTTCTGGAGCTGTCCTTCCTGTCCTCACAGCCCTATCTGAAGCTCTCCCTTCAAGTCAAAAGTTTTCTGGCCTTGATCTGCTGCTGGCTTTCAATGTTGGGATTGAAATACAAGGCCGATTAATGCATTTCTCCAAGGAAGCCAGTGACATACCAAAGAG attCCACCCCCCCTCTGTGGTAGGAACTTTGGGCAGTGCGGCTGCTGCATCCAAGTTTTTAGGGCTCAGCATGCCAGAGTGCCAAGAGGCCCTGGCTATCGCTGTTTCTCATGCCGGGGCACCCATGGCAAATGCTGCCACTCAGACCAAGCCTCTTCATATGGGAAATGCTGCCAAGCATGGGATGGAAGCTGCTTTTCTGGCGATGCTGGGTCTTCAAGGAAACAAGCAAGTCTTGGACATGCACACAGGCTTTGGGGCCTTCTATGCCAACTATTCCCCCAAAGTTCTTCCAAACCTGGAGTCCCACACTTGGCTGCTGGGCCAGCAGGATGTGGCCTTCAAGAGGTTCCCTGCACATCTGGCCACCCACTGGGTGGCAGATGCTGCTGCATCTGTCAGAAAGCACCTTGTCACAGACAGAGCCCCACTTCCCACTGACCACATTGAGAAAATTGTGCTCAGAATCCCAGATGTGCAGTATGTAAACAGACCCTTCCCAGACTCAGAGCATGAAGCTCGTCACTCCTTCCAATATGTGGCCTGTGCCACACTGCTTGATGGTCATGTCACTGTCCCATCATTCCACAAGAGCCAGATCAGCAGGCCACAGGTAAGAGAACTGCTAAGTAAGGTGAAGCTGGAGCACCCTGGGGACAACCTGCCGAGCTTCAACACACTCTACTGCGAGGTCAGTGTCACTCTCAGTGATGGTGCCACTTTCACAGAGTGCTCTGATACCTTCTACGGCCACTGGAGGAAGCCACTGAGCCAGGAGGACCTGCGGGAGAAGTTCAGAGCCAATGCCTCCAGCATGCTGTCCTGTGACAGAGTAGAAAGACTTATAGAGATTGTAGACAATCTAGAAGACCTAGGAGATTGTTCTGTGCTAACCACACTTCTGAAAGGACCCCCACCACCAGAGATGGCTTCAAAATCTATCTAG